Proteins found in one Mustela lutreola isolate mMusLut2 chromosome 10, mMusLut2.pri, whole genome shotgun sequence genomic segment:
- the C1QA gene encoding complement C1q subcomponent subunit A isoform X2, translating to MEAPRGWLVGCVLAVSLASTVTQDVCRAPDGRVGAAGPPGRDGRPGLKGERGEPGAPGMRTGIQGLKGDPGEPGPPGKPGNMGFPGPSGPLGLLGFPGPKGIKGNPGNIKDQPRPAFSAVRRNPPMGGNVVIFDTVITNQEGPYQNHTGRFLCAVPGYYYFTFQVVSKWDICLSIVSSGRNQFRRSLGFCDTNSKGIFQVVSGGMVLQLQHGDQVWIEKDPVKGRIYQGPEVDSVFSGFLIFPSI from the exons ATGGAGGCCCCGCGGGGCTGGCTGGTGGGCTGTGTGCTGGCCGTATCCTTGGCCTCTACAGTGACCCAGGATGTGTGCCGAGCACCGGACGGGAGGGTGGGGGCTGCAGGACCCCCTGGCCGAGACGGACGGCCAGGCCTCAAGGGGGAGCGAGGGGAGCCAG GGGCTCCCGGCATGCGGACAGGCATCCAAGGCCTTAAAGGAGACCCGGGGGAACCTGGGCCCCCTGGAAAGCCTGGCAACATGGGCTTTCCTGGACCCAGTGGCCCCCTGGGGCTCCTTGGCTTCCCAGGACCGAAAGGCATCAAGGGCAACCCAGGAAACATCAAGGACCAGCCACGGCCGGCCTTCTCAGCCGTAAGGCGGAACCCCCCCATGGGTGGCAACGTGGTCATCTTCGACACGGTCATCACCAACCAGGAAGGCCCGTACCAGAACCACACGGGCCGGTTCCTCTGTGCTGTGCCGGGCTACTACTATTTCACTTTCCAGGTGGTGTCCAAGTGGGACATCTGCCTGTCCATCGTGTCGTCCGGGAGGAACCAGTTCCGGCGCTCCTTGGGCTTCTGTGACACCAACAGCAAGGGGATCTTCCAGGTGGTGTCCGGGGGCATGGTTCTCCAGCTGCAGCACGGGGACCAGGTCTGGATTGAGAAAGACCCCGTCAAGGGCCGCATTTACCAGGGCCCGGAGGTGGATAGTGTCTTCAGCGGCTTCCTCATCTTCCCGTCCATCTGA
- the C1QA gene encoding complement C1q subcomponent subunit A isoform X1, which translates to MESIWASFVHPGVWSGFGIMEAPRGWLVGCVLAVSLASTVTQDVCRAPDGRVGAAGPPGRDGRPGLKGERGEPGAPGMRTGIQGLKGDPGEPGPPGKPGNMGFPGPSGPLGLLGFPGPKGIKGNPGNIKDQPRPAFSAVRRNPPMGGNVVIFDTVITNQEGPYQNHTGRFLCAVPGYYYFTFQVVSKWDICLSIVSSGRNQFRRSLGFCDTNSKGIFQVVSGGMVLQLQHGDQVWIEKDPVKGRIYQGPEVDSVFSGFLIFPSI; encoded by the exons ATGGAGTCCATTTGGGCGTCATTCGTGCATCCGGGAGTGTGGAGTGGATT TGGCATCATGGAGGCCCCGCGGGGCTGGCTGGTGGGCTGTGTGCTGGCCGTATCCTTGGCCTCTACAGTGACCCAGGATGTGTGCCGAGCACCGGACGGGAGGGTGGGGGCTGCAGGACCCCCTGGCCGAGACGGACGGCCAGGCCTCAAGGGGGAGCGAGGGGAGCCAG GGGCTCCCGGCATGCGGACAGGCATCCAAGGCCTTAAAGGAGACCCGGGGGAACCTGGGCCCCCTGGAAAGCCTGGCAACATGGGCTTTCCTGGACCCAGTGGCCCCCTGGGGCTCCTTGGCTTCCCAGGACCGAAAGGCATCAAGGGCAACCCAGGAAACATCAAGGACCAGCCACGGCCGGCCTTCTCAGCCGTAAGGCGGAACCCCCCCATGGGTGGCAACGTGGTCATCTTCGACACGGTCATCACCAACCAGGAAGGCCCGTACCAGAACCACACGGGCCGGTTCCTCTGTGCTGTGCCGGGCTACTACTATTTCACTTTCCAGGTGGTGTCCAAGTGGGACATCTGCCTGTCCATCGTGTCGTCCGGGAGGAACCAGTTCCGGCGCTCCTTGGGCTTCTGTGACACCAACAGCAAGGGGATCTTCCAGGTGGTGTCCGGGGGCATGGTTCTCCAGCTGCAGCACGGGGACCAGGTCTGGATTGAGAAAGACCCCGTCAAGGGCCGCATTTACCAGGGCCCGGAGGTGGATAGTGTCTTCAGCGGCTTCCTCATCTTCCCGTCCATCTGA